A window from Akkermansia muciniphila encodes these proteins:
- the sucB gene encoding dihydrolipoyllysine-residue succinyltransferase: MSDILIPNFGESITTATVAAWHKNAGDPVAKGDTLVTLETDKVSTDLEADENGVLEIMVPEGAEAPIGAVLGHISSAAGTAAAPEKEDAPAPPEPQKTATPETREEPASTAPAAGTESPEQKSEKQMSAPEQNSTGESGKPEKEAPPRFIRKPMSPLRRTIAARLVEAQHQAAILTTFNECDMSAVMELRKQFNANYREQYGTKLGFMSFFIKAVVKALQEVPQVNARIDGTDIVENLYYDISVAIGTDKGLVVPVLRDCDRKTLPELELELAALAEKVRGGSLSMQDLQGGCFTISNGGTYGSLLSTPILNPPQSGILGMHAIQERPVVRDGQIVARPMMYLALSYDHRLVDGKQAVQFLIAVKNAVENPVFEL; encoded by the coding sequence ATGAGCGACATCCTGATCCCCAACTTCGGAGAATCCATCACCACCGCCACTGTGGCCGCGTGGCACAAGAATGCCGGTGACCCGGTAGCCAAAGGCGACACCCTGGTAACTCTGGAAACGGACAAGGTTTCCACAGACCTGGAGGCGGACGAAAACGGCGTGCTGGAAATCATGGTTCCGGAAGGAGCGGAAGCTCCTATCGGGGCTGTCCTGGGCCATATCTCCTCCGCTGCCGGAACCGCCGCCGCACCGGAAAAGGAAGACGCTCCCGCGCCGCCGGAACCGCAGAAAACCGCAACGCCGGAAACACGGGAGGAACCGGCTTCCACAGCCCCCGCCGCCGGGACTGAATCCCCGGAGCAAAAATCGGAAAAGCAAATGTCCGCCCCGGAACAGAATTCCACTGGAGAGAGCGGAAAGCCTGAAAAGGAAGCTCCCCCGCGCTTTATCAGGAAGCCCATGAGCCCCCTGCGCCGCACCATCGCGGCCCGGCTGGTGGAGGCCCAGCACCAGGCGGCCATCCTCACCACTTTCAACGAGTGCGACATGTCTGCCGTGATGGAACTCCGCAAACAATTCAATGCGAACTACCGGGAACAGTATGGGACCAAGCTTGGTTTCATGAGCTTCTTCATCAAGGCGGTGGTCAAGGCCCTGCAGGAGGTGCCCCAGGTCAACGCCAGAATTGACGGCACGGACATTGTGGAAAACCTGTATTACGACATTTCCGTGGCCATCGGAACGGACAAGGGCCTCGTGGTCCCCGTGCTGCGAGACTGCGACCGGAAAACGCTCCCGGAGCTGGAACTGGAACTCGCCGCCCTGGCAGAAAAAGTGCGCGGCGGAAGCCTGTCCATGCAGGACCTGCAAGGGGGCTGCTTCACCATCTCCAACGGGGGAACGTACGGCTCCCTGCTCTCCACTCCCATCCTGAACCCGCCCCAGAGCGGCATTCTGGGCATGCACGCCATCCAGGAACGCCCCGTTGTCCGGGACGGCCAGATCGTCGCCCGGCCCATGATGTACCTGGCCCTTTCCTATGACCACCGCCTGGTGGACGGCAAGCAGGCCGTACAATTCCTCATTGCCGTGAAAAACGCCGTGGAGAATCCGGTATTTGAGCTGTGA
- a CDS encoding 2-oxoglutarate dehydrogenase E1 component, with the protein MNASIFSRLAPEEITALHESWKNDPLSVDPLWAAWFEGYELGSGGAPQERGNTGNGTDASPYTVPPESAECRGRVNQLIRAYRVMGHQCSHFNPLASPDKACTPVNLEEMGFREEDMDQPANIGTFMDGRTFTLREIISHLQKTYCGAIGFEYHHIDNLEIRSWIEEKIKLRANGVDYGPEVRRDAFFHLCKAELFEEFLGKRFIGEKRFSLEGGEGAIVLLDALVKRCPAAGVSHIEMGMAHRGRLNVLANILHKPLKTIFHEFTPDYLPESPIGRSDVKYHLGYATTRHVDGQELHVRLSSNPSHLEAVYPVVEGRARAMQHNLEDAERKHVLPLVLHGDAAFAGQGLVAEVLNLSLLKGYRTGGTVHLIINNQIGFTTSPDEARSSRYATDVAQMLQSPILHINGESPEDLVWAAEFALQFRQQFGRDIILDMYCYRRLGHNETDQAAFTAPMQTKRIEARPTAAALYGTELRERGELTAQQEHDIREHIWDGMEQALQQMKENPADYILPATSQDADETPIPRTSVRTGISPELFQSVGNILTELPDGFTPHPTLEKRFLSRRREAFRDGGLLDWGMAEALAWGSLLTEDHHIRLSGQDCQRGTFSHRHAVLHDFNDGSLYTPLEKLNHGTTTFRIYNSSLSEASVLGFEYGYALDSPDALVMWEAQFGDFANGAQVIVDQFIAAAEAKWHQKNRIVLLLPHGYEGAGSEHSSARMERYLQLCADDNMQVINPTTPAQYFHALRRQVHQNVHKPLIVFTPKSLLSRAEAVSPHREFLAPSRFHEVLPDPDAPAPDQVMRAVFCTGKVYYDLAAYRKERNISDTIIIRLEQIYPLAQEQLTYLLAPYQKVRDFVWCQEEPSNMGAWGHLRNRLGRLFATSFRYAGRPPMACPAEGAKALHAAAQKRLIATAFGPRAQS; encoded by the coding sequence CACCGTGCCGCCGGAAAGCGCGGAATGCCGCGGGCGCGTCAACCAGCTTATCCGGGCGTACCGGGTCATGGGGCACCAGTGCTCCCACTTCAATCCCCTGGCCTCCCCGGACAAGGCGTGCACCCCCGTCAACCTGGAGGAAATGGGCTTCCGGGAGGAGGACATGGACCAGCCCGCCAACATCGGCACGTTCATGGACGGCCGGACGTTCACCCTGCGTGAAATCATCAGCCACCTGCAAAAAACCTACTGCGGAGCCATCGGGTTTGAATACCACCACATAGACAATCTGGAAATCCGCTCCTGGATTGAAGAAAAAATCAAGCTCCGGGCGAACGGCGTGGACTACGGCCCGGAGGTCCGGCGGGACGCCTTCTTCCATCTCTGCAAGGCGGAATTGTTTGAGGAATTCCTGGGCAAGCGCTTCATCGGGGAAAAACGCTTCTCCCTGGAAGGAGGGGAAGGCGCCATCGTCCTGCTGGACGCGCTCGTCAAGCGGTGCCCCGCCGCCGGCGTCTCCCACATTGAAATGGGCATGGCCCACCGCGGAAGGCTGAACGTGCTTGCCAATATCCTTCACAAGCCGCTGAAAACCATCTTCCATGAATTCACGCCGGACTACCTGCCGGAATCCCCCATCGGCAGGAGCGATGTGAAGTACCACCTGGGCTATGCCACCACGCGCCATGTGGACGGGCAGGAACTCCACGTGCGCCTCTCCTCCAATCCCAGCCACCTGGAAGCCGTCTATCCCGTGGTGGAAGGCCGGGCCAGGGCCATGCAGCACAATCTGGAAGACGCGGAGCGCAAGCATGTGCTGCCGCTGGTCCTGCATGGAGACGCCGCCTTTGCCGGACAGGGGCTCGTGGCGGAAGTGCTGAACCTCTCCCTGCTGAAAGGCTACCGGACGGGGGGCACCGTGCACCTCATCATCAATAACCAGATCGGCTTCACCACCAGCCCGGACGAGGCCCGCTCCTCCCGCTACGCCACGGACGTGGCGCAGATGCTCCAGTCCCCCATCCTCCATATCAACGGAGAAAGCCCGGAGGACCTGGTCTGGGCGGCGGAATTCGCCCTCCAGTTCCGCCAGCAGTTCGGGCGGGACATCATTCTGGACATGTACTGCTACCGCCGCCTGGGGCACAATGAAACGGACCAGGCCGCCTTCACCGCGCCCATGCAGACCAAACGGATTGAGGCGCGCCCCACCGCAGCCGCCCTGTACGGAACGGAACTCAGGGAGCGCGGAGAACTGACGGCCCAGCAGGAGCATGACATCCGGGAACACATCTGGGACGGGATGGAACAGGCCCTGCAGCAGATGAAGGAAAACCCGGCTGATTACATCCTCCCCGCCACCTCGCAGGACGCGGATGAAACACCCATCCCGCGCACCAGCGTGCGCACGGGGATCAGCCCTGAATTGTTCCAAAGCGTCGGAAACATCCTGACGGAACTGCCGGACGGCTTCACCCCGCATCCCACGCTGGAAAAACGCTTCCTCTCACGCCGCCGGGAAGCCTTCCGTGACGGCGGACTGCTGGACTGGGGCATGGCGGAAGCCCTGGCGTGGGGCAGCCTGCTTACGGAAGACCACCACATCCGCCTGTCCGGCCAGGACTGCCAGCGCGGCACCTTCTCCCACAGGCACGCCGTCCTGCATGATTTCAACGACGGCTCCCTGTATACCCCCCTGGAAAAGCTGAACCACGGCACTACTACGTTCCGCATTTACAATTCCTCCCTCTCGGAGGCCTCCGTGCTGGGCTTTGAATACGGCTACGCGCTGGACAGCCCGGACGCGCTGGTCATGTGGGAGGCCCAGTTCGGGGACTTCGCCAACGGGGCGCAGGTCATCGTGGACCAGTTCATTGCAGCCGCGGAGGCCAAATGGCACCAGAAGAACCGCATCGTGCTGCTGCTTCCCCACGGCTATGAAGGGGCGGGCTCTGAACATTCCAGCGCCCGGATGGAACGCTATCTCCAGCTCTGCGCGGACGACAACATGCAGGTCATCAACCCCACCACCCCGGCGCAGTACTTCCACGCCCTGCGCCGCCAGGTGCACCAGAACGTGCACAAGCCGCTGATCGTCTTCACGCCCAAAAGCCTGCTCTCCCGTGCGGAGGCCGTTTCCCCCCACCGGGAATTCCTGGCTCCCTCCCGCTTTCATGAAGTGCTTCCGGACCCGGACGCTCCCGCGCCGGACCAGGTGATGCGCGCCGTCTTCTGCACCGGGAAAGTTTACTATGACCTGGCCGCCTACCGGAAGGAGCGGAACATTTCAGACACAATCATTATCCGCCTGGAACAAATCTACCCGCTGGCCCAGGAACAGCTCACCTACCTGCTGGCTCCCTACCAGAAGGTGCGCGACTTCGTCTGGTGCCAGGAGGAACCCTCCAACATGGGCGCCTGGGGCCACCTGCGGAACAGGCTGGGACGCCTCTTCGCCACCTCCTTCCGCTATGCGGGGCGGCCGCCCATGGCTTGCCCTGCGGAGGGCGCCAAGGCCCTGCACGCCGCCGCGCAAAAACGTCTCATCGCCACCGCCTTCGGGCCGCGGGCGCAATCCTGA